The genomic stretch GCCGATGCATCCGTCTGCATGCGCGGCTTGATCAGCTCCAGGTACCAGTCCGCCAGCTCACCCCAGAAGAAGTGATACGCGCTCTCCGCAGCCTCGTGGAACCGGAACGCCTCGAGCTGCCGCGTCACGTCTGCCGTCGCGGCGGACAGCCGTGAGAGGATCCACCGGTCAGCCGTCTCCAGATCGCCACGCACATCATCCACCGCCGCAACCGGATCGTCGCCGATGTTCATCAGCGCGAAGCGGCCGGCGTTCCAGATCTTGTTGGAGAAGTTCCGGCCGGCACTGAACGTCGCATCCAGATTGTCCGGATCCATGTATACGTCCGTGCCGAAACCGACGCTCGATATGACCGTGTAGCGGAGTGCGTCCGCACCGTACAGTTCCACGACCTCGAGCGGGTCAATGCCGTTGCCGAGTGATTTCGACATTTTCCGGCCCTGCGTGTCACGTACGGTACCCGTGAGATAGACATCGCTGAAGGGCGCATCACCCTTGAATTCGTACCCGGCCATGATCATGCGGGCGACCCAGAAGAACAGGATCTCCGGCGCCGTCACGAGCGTCTGCGTCGGGTAGAACGCGCGTAGATCCTCCGTCTCGTCGGGCCAGCCGAGCGTCGACAGTGGCCAGAGCCAGGATGAGAACCAGGTATCGAGCACGTCGGGATCCTGCTCGATGTCGGCGCTGCGGCACTTCGAGCACTCCGTTGGGTCGGTGCGCGGCGCCATTACGTTGCCGCAGCCTTCCGCCCTGCAGTACCAGACCGGGATCCGATGACCCCACCAGAGCTGCCGCGAGATCGTCCAGTCCCGGATGTTGTCGAGCCAGTGCTCGTAGACCTTCGTCCACCGGTCCGGCGTAAACCGGACTCGCCCGGAGCGCGCCGCCGCGAGCGCGGGCTCCGCGAGCGGCTTCATGCGTACGAACCACTGCTCCGACAGCCGCGGCTCCACCACCGTGTCGCAGCGATAGCAGTGCGGCACGGAGTGCGTATGATCCTCGATGCGTTCGATCAGCCCGAGGTCCTGCAATGCGGCGACGACGCGGCGTCGGGCCTCGAACCGTTCCAGACCGCGGAACGGATCCGGCACATCCTCGCTCATGTGTGCGTCCGGCGTCATCACATCCAGCGGCGCGATGTCGTGCCGCTTCGCCAGCTCGAAATCGTTCGGATCGTGCGCCGGCGTGATCTTGACGACGCCGGTACCGAACTCCGGATCGACATAATCATCGGCTACGACCGGCAGCTCGCGCTCGACGAGCGGCAGCTGCACCATGCCGCCAACAAGCGCGCTGTAACGCTCATCACCGGGATGCACGGCCACCGCCGTATCGCCGAGCATGGTTTCCGGACGCGTCGTCGCCACCACTACGTAGGGTCGGCCGTCAGGCAGACGCGCGGCGCCGGCCGGGCCGTCACCGAGCACGGGATAGCGGATGTGGTAGAGCCGCCCCTGCGTCTCCGCCGGTTCCGCCTCCTCATCGGAAAGGGCGGTGAGGCAGCGCGGACACCAGTTGATGATGTACTTGCCGCGGTAGATCAATCCCTTCTCGAACAGCCGGACGAACGCCTCGCGCACGGCACGCGACAGATCCGGTTCCAGCGTGAACCGCGTTCGCGTCCAGTCGCAGGAACAGCCGATTGCGCGGAGCTGCTCGAGAATGGTCGAACCCGTGCGATCCACGAATTCCCACACGCGCTCGACGAACGCCTCGCGACCCACGTCGTAGCGTGTCTTTCCCTCTGCCGCGAGCTGTTTCTCCACTACGTTCTGCGTCGCGATCCCGGCGTGGTCGGTGCCGGGCAGATAGAGCGCCTCGCGGCCCTGCATCCGGCGCCATCGGATCAGGACGTCCTGGATCGTGTTGTTGAGACCGTGCCCCATGTGGAGCACGGCGGTTACGTTCGGCGGGGGAATGACGATGACATAGGGGTCGGCGTCCTGCTTCAGGACGCGCTCCGCCCTTGCATGGAAATAGCCGCGCTCTTCCCACTCACGGTAGAGCGCGGCCTCGATTTGTGCAGGGTCGTACTGAGACGAAAGCGGCTCCGCCATTCACTCACTCGCGCAAAGGTATATCCGACTAGGTTAGCGCGGGCCGAAGGGCCGCGTCAACCGCGCGAGTGTGTGGTTTTACCGGGCGTTACGCGTCCGGCCTGGCGCCCTCACCGTCCTCCACGGCGTTCAGCCCCTCATTGATGTCCGCCGCGCTCACCTCCAGGCTGCGCGTCCGAATCTTCGCGGCATCGTCATCGCGACCCGGATCCGTTTCGGGTGACTGACGCCGACGGCCCATGCCGACCCGCACGCCGTACCACTGCCGCTCGCGCGTTGCCGGCTCACCGCGCGCGCGACGCCCGCGATTCGACGCCAGCTGCTGCTCCAGCGCTCCCGTGTCCAGCCGGTTCACCACGGTACGCACGCCCGGCAGAGCGTGCAGCAGGCGGGCGGCGCGCTGCGCGATCTCGTGCGTCGCCACGACACCCGTCAGCTCGATCATGCCGGGACCGGTGGCCGCCACATCGATTGCGGCACTGCCGGTCAGCGAATCCCGCCGGAGAACGTCGACGGCGGCATCCTCCAGATAATCCAGGTCTGTAGTCAGCGGCAGGCGGTCGCGCCGGCGGCGGACCGTGCGCAGCACCGCCCAGGACAGGGCGGCTGAAACTCCGGCAACGGCTCCTCCGGCCAGGATCCACATGGGGACCGCGTCCTGCTGACGACGGAACATATATCCTCCCGCTCGATCATTTTATGCGTGGTATCGGACACTGTTTTCCGGGTGCAAATCGCAGACCATACGCGCTCGTGCACCTTGCGTGCGTACGCGTGAGCCCCCTAGATTTTGTGCACTCCCCGAACAACCGGTCTTTCATTCAGGCGAAGAGGGCGGCTGCCATCAGCACGTTCATCTCGTTCCACGGCGGACTTGCGTCCGTACTGACGTCCGACGGCACCCTTGCGACGGTGGCCGCAGCCATGCTCGTCATGCTGGTGCGTCCGCGGCTGCGCACACGCGCACGCCCGGACATGTCCGCCGAGATGCGAGCGGCCCGGACGCTGGGCAGCACGGTGTTCTGCTTCCTGAGCCGCGACGGCGTCGTCGCATCGATCACACCCAATGCACGCGAGGTGCTCGGCGAGGCGTGTGATCGCGCCGCCGACCTCGCGCTGTCGTTCGCAGACCTCATCCAGCCCGACCAGCGCGCCACGGTGGATGACTGGACGGCGCGCGCCTGGCTCTCGGAGCCGCCGCCGCCGTGCGTCGTGCCGACGCGCGGCCCGTATGCGGCCCGCCGCTGGCTCCATCTGTCTACGCCGGGTCGCGTGGACCTCAACGGTCAGGCCGCCGTGCTGGTGGAGCTGCGCGAGGTTACCGACCAGGCTGAGATCCACAACCACGCGCGACTGCTGGCGCGTGCGCTCGATACCGGCACCGACGCCGCGTACATCACGGACCTCGATGGCCGGCTCGAGTACGTGAACGGCGCGTTCGAAACGATGTTCGGATACCGCTCGGCGGAGGTTCTCGGCCGGCCGGTCTCCCTGCTGGCGTCCGGGCGCCATCGCCCGGAGTTCTTCAGTGCCATGTGGCAGACACTCGCGTCGGGCGAGCCGTACACGGGCGAGGTGCTGAACCGGCGCATGGATGGCGCGCTCTGCACGGTCGATCTCACGATCACGCGCCTGGAGGGCGACGACATCACGCCGCCCCGCTTCATCGCGATCGCCCGGGACATCACGAGCCGGCGTCGCGTCGAGAAGGAGGTCGAGGACCACGCCTACTACGACGCGCTCACGGGCCTCGCCAATCACCGGCTGCTGCGCGAGCGTGCACGTCAGATCCTCGCCCTCGTGCGGCGGCACGGCAGCACCGCCGGGCTGCTGCACATTGATGTCGCGGACCTGCGCAGCGTCAACGACAAGCACGGCCGCGTTATCGGCGATGACCTGCTGCGCACAGTGGCCGAGCGACTGAAACAGGGGCTGCGCGAGAGCGACACGCTGGCACGGATGGGCGGGGACGAGTTCCTCGTGCTCCTGAGTGATGCCGCCGACGAGCCGTCGATCGCGCGCGTAGTGCATCGGCTGCACCAGTCCATTTCGCAGACGTTCACGCTGCGCGATCGCGCCATCGACGTGACGTGCAGAATCGGCGTAGCGCTCTATCCACAGGATGCCAGCTCGTTCGATGACCTGGTGGGAGCGGCCGAGGTTGCGCTCCGGCGCGCGGAACAGGCCGGTACCTCCTTCGAGTTCTTCGAGCGGAGCGTGAGCGCCGCGAGCCATGACCGCATCCTGCTCGAGGAGGACCTGCACTGGGCGTGGGAACACGACCAGTTCGTGCTGCACTACCAGCCGATCATCGGCACGAACGGCGAGATCGTCGGCGCGGAAGCCCTGGCGCGCAATGAGATCGTCGGCGTCGAGGCGCTCGCACGCTGGCCTCACATGGAGCGCGGACTGCTCCAGCCGTCGGCGTTCATCCCGATAGCCGAACGTACCGGACGCATCCTGTCGCTCGACCGGTGGGCGATCGCCACCGCGGCACGGCAGGCGGTGAAATGGCTGGAAACCGGCTGGAGCGGCTGGGTCTCCGTGAATTTGTCCGCGCGATCTCTGCAGGACCCTGACCTGCCGGAGTACGTGGAACGCACGCTCCAGGCGCACGGGCTGGAGCCGTCACGCCTCGTGATCGAAGTCACGGAAAGCGCTGCCATGCGGGACCCGGCGCGTACTGCGGGTGTGCTGGAGGCACTCCATCGTCTCGGAGTCAGGATCGCACTCGACGACTTCGGTGTCGGCCACTCGTCGCTCGCGTACCTGAAGCTGTTCCCCGTCGACCTGCTGAAACTCGATCACTGTTTCATCCGCGGCCTCGGCAGCGATCCGCGCGAGGAGCAGCTCATCGAGATTCTGATCTCGCTCGCACACCGTATCGGCGCGAAGGTGGTTGCGGAGGGGGTCGAGGAGCAGTGCCAGATGGACTGGCTGCGACAGGCAGGCTGTGATTACGTGCAGGGCTTTCTCATCGGGAAGCCAGCACCGCCTGAGTCGATGCCCGGCACGGCCTCGTCCGGTACGGACTGATCGAGGATCCGGCCGCTTTCTCTGGAGGCCGACCTCTCCCGAATCGGGTCGTTACCGCGGCTGCCCGCCCGAGCGAGTGGTATCGCGCGGCGCTGGCGGCGGTGGAGGCGTTGTCCCGACGCGGGCGGCACGCTCCCGGTTCATCCGCTCCTCGATGGCCTTCACGCGATCCTTGAATTCACCCTTCGCCTCCTCCCGGACGGCCTGATCCTGCAGCTCGTTCCAGGTGCGCACCCGACCTGCAAACTCCTCCCTGCGACCGGGCGCCACGGCAAAATGTGAATCGCCGACCGGGATGGTGATGCTGCCCAGGTGGATAGCCCCCGGCGACACGCCCCAGCGACCGCCATCCGCATCCTTCACCGTCCAGTCCATGGCCCGTTCAGCGGCAGCAGCTTCTGCCGCCACCGAGTCGTTGTATTCGCCCAGCTGCGCAGCAATGCGACGCTGCACGATCTCCTGGGGTGTCGGCTCTGCAACGATCTCCTCGCTCGGAGGACGCCACAGCTGCGGCGTGGTGAGGTGGTAGCGAAGACGGTCGCGGACCGAGCGCGGATCCTCCCGCTCCGGTGCGCGACCGATCTCCGTCTCGACTGGGACCGCACCGGGCGGCGTGGGCCGCACCGGTTCCGTCCGCGGCGGAGCCCGCTCCATTACCTGAACTTCGATCGGTGCCACTTCGCCAGCCACCTGGACGATGTCGTAGGCCTGCATGGCCGGCGCGACATGGATGATGCGCGAGATCGGCGCGGACGGGACGCGCGGCTCGACCTGGGTGCGGAACGAGAGACCGAAGAGGATGATGAGATGGACGAGTGCAGAGACCAGGATCGCCGGACCCAGGACGACACCGTCATTGTGGCGGTCGCGACGCACCGCCGCTGTCTGGTGTCGCCCCCGGGCCTCATGCATGACCCTGATAACCCGCCTCAGAGGGCCGGTTCCGTCATAACAGCGTGGCCAGGCGCCGGGCAGCCTCGCGCAGCCGCTCCGCCGGCTGGGTCAGCGCCACACGGAAGAAGCCCTCGCCCCCGGCGCCGAGCGCCGCACCTGGCATGATCACGACACCCTGCTCCATGAGTGCGCGCCGGGCGAACGTCTCCGACGCGCCGCCGGGTACGGGCACCCACAGGTACATCGTCGCCGCAGGCGCTGTCGCTTCGATGCCAGCCTCGTTCAGGGCCGTCACGAGGGCGTCCCGCCGGTCGCGGAACTGTGCGACGTTCGCCGGCACCCACTCGTCGTACGTCTCGAGCGCTGCCGCGGCCGCCGCCTGAATGGGCAGGAACTGGCCGGTATCCACGAACGATTTCACCCGCGCCAGCGCCGCGATCGGACCCGCCCCGCCCGCGGCCCAGCCGATA from Longimicrobiales bacterium encodes the following:
- a CDS encoding EAL domain-containing protein, encoding MHSPNNRSFIQAKRAAAISTFISFHGGLASVLTSDGTLATVAAAMLVMLVRPRLRTRARPDMSAEMRAARTLGSTVFCFLSRDGVVASITPNAREVLGEACDRAADLALSFADLIQPDQRATVDDWTARAWLSEPPPPCVVPTRGPYAARRWLHLSTPGRVDLNGQAAVLVELREVTDQAEIHNHARLLARALDTGTDAAYITDLDGRLEYVNGAFETMFGYRSAEVLGRPVSLLASGRHRPEFFSAMWQTLASGEPYTGEVLNRRMDGALCTVDLTITRLEGDDITPPRFIAIARDITSRRRVEKEVEDHAYYDALTGLANHRLLRERARQILALVRRHGSTAGLLHIDVADLRSVNDKHGRVIGDDLLRTVAERLKQGLRESDTLARMGGDEFLVLLSDAADEPSIARVVHRLHQSISQTFTLRDRAIDVTCRIGVALYPQDASSFDDLVGAAEVALRRAEQAGTSFEFFERSVSAASHDRILLEEDLHWAWEHDQFVLHYQPIIGTNGEIVGAEALARNEIVGVEALARWPHMERGLLQPSAFIPIAERTGRILSLDRWAIATAARQAVKWLETGWSGWVSVNLSARSLQDPDLPEYVERTLQAHGLEPSRLVIEVTESAAMRDPARTAGVLEALHRLGVRIALDDFGVGHSSLAYLKLFPVDLLKLDHCFIRGLGSDPREEQLIEILISLAHRIGAKVVAEGVEEQCQMDWLRQAGCDYVQGFLIGKPAPPESMPGTASSGTD
- a CDS encoding valine--tRNA ligase; protein product: MAEPLSSQYDPAQIEAALYREWEERGYFHARAERVLKQDADPYVIVIPPPNVTAVLHMGHGLNNTIQDVLIRWRRMQGREALYLPGTDHAGIATQNVVEKQLAAEGKTRYDVGREAFVERVWEFVDRTGSTILEQLRAIGCSCDWTRTRFTLEPDLSRAVREAFVRLFEKGLIYRGKYIINWCPRCLTALSDEEAEPAETQGRLYHIRYPVLGDGPAGAARLPDGRPYVVVATTRPETMLGDTAVAVHPGDERYSALVGGMVQLPLVERELPVVADDYVDPEFGTGVVKITPAHDPNDFELAKRHDIAPLDVMTPDAHMSEDVPDPFRGLERFEARRRVVAALQDLGLIERIEDHTHSVPHCYRCDTVVEPRLSEQWFVRMKPLAEPALAAARSGRVRFTPDRWTKVYEHWLDNIRDWTISRQLWWGHRIPVWYCRAEGCGNVMAPRTDPTECSKCRSADIEQDPDVLDTWFSSWLWPLSTLGWPDETEDLRAFYPTQTLVTAPEILFFWVARMIMAGYEFKGDAPFSDVYLTGTVRDTQGRKMSKSLGNGIDPLEVVELYGADALRYTVISSVGFGTDVYMDPDNLDATFSAGRNFSNKIWNAGRFALMNIGDDPVAAVDDVRGDLETADRWILSRLSAATADVTRQLEAFRFHEAAESAYHFFWGELADWYLELIKPRMQTDASAASRAAAKATLVHVLDGALRLLHPIMPYITESLWLRLPVATGSEREESLVTGRWPEPGMRDADAEAQMEALMELIGAVRTLRSEYNVPAGSHVRVQLSNPGPSLREALAAEERALRRMARVGEVTVNGSAEGMGAHAVLRSGADLFLPLADVIDVKQERQRLGRELERIEGQLRATEARLSSEQFAARAPAEIVAREREKADSLRDQRDRLDAKLRGLG
- a CDS encoding BON domain-containing protein; the encoded protein is MFRRQQDAVPMWILAGGAVAGVSAALSWAVLRTVRRRRDRLPLTTDLDYLEDAAVDVLRRDSLTGSAAIDVAATGPGMIELTGVVATHEIAQRAARLLHALPGVRTVVNRLDTGALEQQLASNRGRRARGEPATRERQWYGVRVGMGRRRQSPETDPGRDDDAAKIRTRSLEVSAADINEGLNAVEDGEGARPDA